CCTCTTCCCGGCCCGCGTTGACGGCGCGATCGTAGAGCAATGCGAGCAGGCGCGCGGGATCGGGGTGCCGGTAGTCGAAGCGCCGGCCGAGCGCGGGCGCGACCATTCGGGCGAGCTCGGCCTCGCGGGTGGCCCCGAGGCGCCCCCGCCTTCGAAGAAAAAGTTCAATGGCTGCGCGCTCTTCCGGATCGAGACCGATGCGAGCCGGGAGGGTGGCGAGCTCGTCGGGGCGGGCCGGCGGCCAGAGGCGGATGGGCTCGGCGCGAGCGTGGTCGCTCGTGTGGACGACGAGGGTACCCGCGACGAGATCGCCGATGCGCTGGAAGCGCCCCGTGCCCGCCATGAACGCTACGCCGAGCGCATAGCCGAAAGGGAGCCCGTCGGCGGCGCGGAGCAGGTTACGGAGCGCGGCGTGGGTAAACCCGATGGGGCGCCCCTCGGCCGTGACCACCCGCAGGCCAAGCGCCGCCTTGCCGGGCGAGCGTCCCCACACCGACTCCGCGACGACGAAATAGACCCACTGCACGAAGAAGAGCGCGACGAGGAGCACGCCCGCGCCCGCATGCGCGAGGGATTCGGCGTCCGCGCCGGCCACGCCGCCGGCGCTCGCCGCGAGGAGCACGATCCCACCGAGCACCGCGAGCGCCGCGTAACAGATCGTGAGATCGAGCAGGTGCGCGAGCCCTCGGCGCGCCGGGCCCGCCACGCGATACCGGAACACGATGTGCTCCGGCGTCTCGATGGCGACGTCGGTCTCGAGCGGCGCAACGTTTGGCATCGGGGCCGGAGGAGAATAGGCCAAGGTGACCAAAACGGAAGCCTCGCGGCCTCCGCGAGGGAGCCGCGGGAGCCCACGCCGAGCACCGTGCCGTCCTTGTCGCCGAAGCTTGCGCTCGGGGTGCGCCCGTCGGCGCACACGCCTATCGGAGCGAGGGCGCGGGGGCCGGGGCGCGGCCGGGCGCGAGACCGGGACCGGGCGCGCCGGAGCGCTTGGGCCCGGCGACCGCAGGGGCGCGCGGGACCTCCGCCTCCCCCGATGTGCGCGGTGGGTCGAGCATGAGACGACCGAAGAGCCCCGTCTTCGCGATCGCGAGGCGCTCGGACAGGACGATCTCGCTCCCCGCGCTCGGGACGGTGGTCCTCGCGTGGAAGAAGAGGCAGGTGCGGATGTTGCCGCCGAACGCGAAGACGTGCCCTACGAGCTCGTTCTTCTTGCCGATTTCGACCGCCACCCACACGCGGCTGTCGAACGCCTCCGGTCCGACGGTGACGTGGTCCTCGAGGGTGCGGAGATCGCCCGTCGGCACGCGGCCTTTCTTGCGTGAGAGCGCCTCGCACTGAGCGCGGCCCACGAGCTCGCCCGCCCCCTCGACCGCGACGGTCAGCTCGGTCTGGGTGCCCTCGTGGGTGGCGCGCAGCTCGGGCGTGGTGTGGTCGTCGATGCGCCACGCGCGCCCCTCGGGCAGGCGCACGGTGAGCAAGTGGCGCTTCGAGTGGAACGGCGCCCAGCCCGCGTCCGCGAGCGAGAGGGCGACGACCGGCGGCGCGAGCACGGTCTCGGGCCCCTTCGGCGCCTTGACGCGCGCCCCCTCCTCTTCGCAGCCGGCGGAGAGCACCTGCACGGCACCGACGAGGAGCACGGCGAAGATGCTTGCGCGGCGGTCCATGGGGTGTTGTCTAGCCCAAATCCCGCCGAAGCAGCACGTAAACGGCGCCCTCGCCGCCGTCCTCGGTGGTCGCCGTCGCGAACGCGCTCACTTGTTCGCTCGCGCGCCCCTGGGAGAGCCAGGCGGAGATCTCGCCGCGCAGGACGCCGACGCCGCCCGGAGAGTGATCGCCCTTCCCGTGGATGACCAGCACGCAACGATCGCCCCGCCCCCGACGCTCTCGCAGGAAGCGCGCGAGCTCGTCGTGCGCGGCGGCCGCGGCCTGCCCGTGGAGGTCGAGCCGGGCGTCGACCGCGATGGCGCCACGTCGGAGCGATCGCAGGGTCTGCGGGGGCAGCTCGAGGCGACGCCCCTCGACGCGGCGGCCGTCGTCGACGACCTCGAAGCGGGACGGGCCGTCGACCAGCTGCCGGAGCTTCTCGTGCACCTCGTCGGCCTCCGCGCGGGCACGCGCGGCGAGGTCTTCGGCGGCGCGCGCCCGAGCCTCGGGGCCCCGCGGCGCGACGCCCGCGGAGACGCGGGTGGGCTTGTCGCCGCCGATCGGCACGACGCCGCTCATCATGCGCTGGAAGGTCGCCTCTTCCTCGGCCGCGTCGACCTTCGGCGTGCGGGCGCGCGCCCCGGCCGCCGCGGGCGCGGCCCTCGCGGAGCTCGCCGCGCTCGCGGCCTGCGGCTTCGCGGCCTTCGCCGCCGCCTGGGCCTCGAGTTGCTTCTTCATGTCGGCCAGCGCGGGCGCGAGCGCGGACGCGAGCGCGAACCCGCGGCTCTTGTCGTCCTTCGCGCCCCGCTTGCCCGGCGGCTTCGTCGGGCTCATGACTCACCTCGGTCGAGCGCGCGCAACGCCGCGATGGCCGACTGGATGCCCGTGAGGAGCCCGTCCGCGTAGTGCCAGTCGGGATCGTCGAGCTCGGGGAAGTCGTGGGGGTTCTTGATGTCGTCCGACGTGAGCCCTGGCTTCAACCGCCGCGCGAGCTCGATGACCTTACGCCCCTGGAGCTCCTCCATCTGCGTGAGCACGGCCAGCGCGCCGGCGAGGGTCTGTGGATGGCCTGTCTTGTGGACTGTCATACGTTCTCCTCGTGGGCTCGCCGCAGGAGCGCTGCGGCATCGGACGCGACCACCTCGGTGAGGAGCCCGCCGCGTGGGTAGATGGCGACGGCCGTGCCTACCGCTGGGCACACGCCGAGGCAACGCGTGCGCGTGACCCAGACGTCGTAGGTGAGCCCGCGCTGGCCGACCTCGCGTTTCAGCTCGGCGAACACGGCCTCGCCGCGGCCCCCGCACCCCGGTCCAAGCGGCGAGCCCTCGCGCCGGTTCTCGCACACGAAGAGGTGCGCGCGCGGGCGGCGGGCGGGATTCATCGACGCACCGATAGCACGGGGTGGAGCGCCGCGCGGCGAGCCGCCAACGGCGCACATTGACGCACACAGATAGCCGATGTCGTTCCCGGGTGGATCCCCACTCTGGATCCCCGAAGTCCCTCCCCGCGCCGCCCGCCACCCAGGAAGCCCATGACGCGCCACGATCCGACGTCCTTCGGGCGGCCCAGCGCTTGCACACCCGACCCCGATGCCCGTGGTGCGCCTCCCCAGCCGAGTGCTCCCGCTCGATCAGCGGCGCCTGCATCTGGGCGCCCACGTTGGGCGCGGTTTCCGCACCGAAGCCTACCGCGGGGAGCTCGAGGGCCGCCTCGGCGTGCGGCACCCCGTGCTCGTGAAGCTCTTCGACACAGCGGCCTCCGACGCCGAGGGCGCGGAGGGCGACAGCTTCGTCACCGCCCTCGTGCGCGCCGCCGCGCGCGCCGCGCGGGTGCAGCACCCCAACGTGGCGCGGGTCTACGATTGCGGTGAGGCCGCGGGGCGCGCCTTCCTGGTCACCGAGGAGGTCCCGGGGGTCTCGCTGCACCACCTGCTCCGCACCCTCGAGGAGCACGACAGCCGCCTTGGGTTCGATGTCGCGCTGTTCATCTCCTGCGAGGTCGCGGACGCCCTCGCCGGCGCCCTGGCGGCGCCCGGCCGCGTTTGCCACGGCGACCTGTCGCCGCGCCAGGTCATGCTCGGCTGGACCGGCGTCGTGAAGGTGACCGACTTCGAGATCGGCCGCGTCACGATCGCGCAGTCCGGAGTGCGCAGCCTGCGGACGCAGTCGTCGCGGCTCGAGAACCTCGCCCCCGAGCTCGTGCAGGGGAGCCCCACCACGCCGCGGAGCGACGTCTTCGCGCTCGGAATGTTGCTGCGCCAGCTCTTCGTCGGGCGGCGCTTCAAGCGCGGTCTGTCGCACGCCGAGGTGCTGCACATGGTGACGGAGGGTCAGGTCGACTCGCCGTCCTTCCGAGCGCGCATCCCGCGGGAGCTGTCGGAGCTGATCCTCACGGCCACGGCTGTGAGCCCCGACGAACGGTTCCCGTCGGCGCGCGCCGTCGCGGAAGAGCTGCGCGTGATCGCCTTTAGGCACGGGGTCGGCGACGCGCGTCCATTCCTCGCGCGCGCGCTCGATCGTGCGCTGCCCGACGAGGCGCCGGCCCCGGCCGGCGACGACCTCGGCGACGACAGCTTCGCGGGCGAGGACCGCGACGCGCTCTTGAGCGAGACCCGTGAGGCGCTCGATCTCGACTCGCGCGACTGGCGCGAGGAGGACGACGAGCACGAGCACGAGCCAAGCCGCTACGACGACGAGCCGCCTTGGAGCGAGCCGGCGCCGCCAGCGCGCAGTGCTGACCTCGGCGTGGCGACAGGGAGCGGGCCGCGGAGCCGCGCCGCCAACGCGTGGCGTGGCGACGACGACGACGACGACCTCGCCAGCACGTCGATCCACCGCTCGCACCCGAGCGCGGACGTCCTCGGCGGCGACGACGACGACGACGACGACGACGACCTCGCGCGGACGTCGCTGCACGCCGCGCCCCGGCGCGCCGTGCCGAGCGCGGACGCGCCGGACGAAGAGCTCGCGCGGACCTCCGTGTTTCACGGCCGCCTGCGCGACGACGACGACGACCTCGCGCGCACCACCGCGCGACGCTTCACGGACGACGAGCGCGACGACCTCTCCAAGACCACGGTCCTGCGCGGGGCTGGGGCGGCGCGTGCACGCGGCGCGGCGCGGCCCCTCGAAGAGGACGACGACTTCGACCCCGAGGCGACGGTGAACCTGAAGTAGGCGACGGCGCGGGCGAGTGATCCGGCGTGGTTCCGGACCGAGCTCGCCTCAGTCGCGCGAGATCGCGCCGCTCGAGCTCCTGGGCTCGCTCGCCGCGGGCGGGGCGGGTTCGCCGACGGACGCGCTGGTGGGAGCGGCCGGCCGCTTCATCATCGCGTTCGCCAGCTCGAGCAGCGGCTCGCGCTCCGCCTCCGGAAACGCCTCCTCCACGAGCTCGAAGAGCGAATAGTCGAACGGTAGCCCTGGCGCGGCCTGGACCTTCACGATGCGCTCGCGCCGCCCCTTCTGCGCGAGATCGAGCGCGCGGTGGTGGCAGAGCGGGTTGTCTCCGACCTTGCCGAAGAGCACGTGGGTCGTCCAGTTGCACCCCGACTTGCACTCCTCCGCGTAGTAGCAAGTGCGGCAATACCCCCGGAGGTCTTCGACGGTCATGTCGCGCGTGAAGCGAAGCTCCTTCGTGCCCTCCCAAATGTCGACGAGCTTGTGATCGCGAATGTTCCCGCCCACGTAGTCCTGAGTCGGCAGCGACGGACAGCCCTTGATGTCGCCGTTGGCCTCGATCCCCATGCTGAGGCGCCCAGCGCCGCACGAGCCGCGGTGGCTGCCCGGGAACGTGCGACGGAGCTCGGCCTCGTGTGGCCCGTAATAGCCAATGTTGTTGCCAGTCCAAAAGCGGACGTTCTTGGCGTCGGCGCGCCGCTTCATGCGCACGAGCATGGGGAAGAGCTCGAGCAGCTCCCAAGGCTGGAGCAACATGTCCGGCTCGTCGCCGCCGCGGCCCATGGCGGTGGTGAGCTGCATTTGCCACGAGTGCATCCCACGGGCGACGAGGAGGTCGAAGAGCTCCTCGAGCTCCGGCATCGAGTGGCGATTGATCTGCGTGTTGCACGAGAAGGGGATCTTCACCGCCTTGAGGTTGTCGATCGCCAACATGGCCGCGTCGAAGCTGCCTTGCGCCGCG
The window above is part of the Myxococcales bacterium genome. Proteins encoded here:
- a CDS encoding Smr/MutS family protein translates to MSPTKPPGKRGAKDDKSRGFALASALAPALADMKKQLEAQAAAKAAKPQAASAASSARAAPAAAGARARTPKVDAAEEEATFQRMMSGVVPIGGDKPTRVSAGVAPRGPEARARAAEDLAARARAEADEVHEKLRQLVDGPSRFEVVDDGRRVEGRRLELPPQTLRSLRRGAIAVDARLDLHGQAAAAAHDELARFLRERRGRGDRCVLVIHGKGDHSPGGVGVLRGEISAWLSQGRASEQVSAFATATTEDGGEGAVYVLLRRDLG
- a CDS encoding radical SAM protein — protein: MTIGPRPRSLPLAPAAPPATRKLPLFEEARAIDKRWRPIYVVWEVTLACDLACRHCGSRAGRARPDELTTAEALDLVDQMAALGVKEVTLIGGEAYLREDWTELVRRIRSHGMSCSMTTGGRGLTLERAQAGKDAGLLSVSVSVDGLRETHDALRAAQGSFDAAMLAIDNLKAVKIPFSCNTQINRHSMPELEELFDLLVARGMHSWQMQLTTAMGRGGDEPDMLLQPWELLELFPMLVRMKRRADAKNVRFWTGNNIGYYGPHEAELRRTFPGSHRGSCGAGRLSMGIEANGDIKGCPSLPTQDYVGGNIRDHKLVDIWEGTKELRFTRDMTVEDLRGYCRTCYYAEECKSGCNWTTHVLFGKVGDNPLCHHRALDLAQKGRRERIVKVQAAPGLPFDYSLFELVEEAFPEAEREPLLELANAMMKRPAAPTSASVGEPAPPAASEPRSSSGAISRD
- a CDS encoding RDD family protein, whose amino-acid sequence is MPNVAPLETDVAIETPEHIVFRYRVAGPARRGLAHLLDLTICYAALAVLGGIVLLAASAGGVAGADAESLAHAGAGVLLVALFFVQWVYFVVAESVWGRSPGKAALGLRVVTAEGRPIGFTHAALRNLLRAADGLPFGYALGVAFMAGTGRFQRIGDLVAGTLVVHTSDHARAEPIRLWPPARPDELATLPARIGLDPEERAAIELFLRRRGRLGATREAELARMVAPALGRRFDYRHPDPARLLALLYDRAVNAGREEAPPSSRGAPGGSWR
- a CDS encoding (2Fe-2S) ferredoxin domain-containing protein; this encodes MNPARRPRAHLFVCENRREGSPLGPGCGGRGEAVFAELKREVGQRGLTYDVWVTRTRCLGVCPAVGTAVAIYPRGGLLTEVVASDAAALLRRAHEENV
- a CDS encoding protein kinase, producing MVRLPSRVLPLDQRRLHLGAHVGRGFRTEAYRGELEGRLGVRHPVLVKLFDTAASDAEGAEGDSFVTALVRAAARAARVQHPNVARVYDCGEAAGRAFLVTEEVPGVSLHHLLRTLEEHDSRLGFDVALFISCEVADALAGALAAPGRVCHGDLSPRQVMLGWTGVVKVTDFEIGRVTIAQSGVRSLRTQSSRLENLAPELVQGSPTTPRSDVFALGMLLRQLFVGRRFKRGLSHAEVLHMVTEGQVDSPSFRARIPRELSELILTATAVSPDERFPSARAVAEELRVIAFRHGVGDARPFLARALDRALPDEAPAPAGDDLGDDSFAGEDRDALLSETREALDLDSRDWREEDDEHEHEPSRYDDEPPWSEPAPPARSADLGVATGSGPRSRAANAWRGDDDDDDLASTSIHRSHPSADVLGGDDDDDDDDDLARTSLHAAPRRAVPSADAPDEELARTSVFHGRLRDDDDDLARTTARRFTDDERDDLSKTTVLRGAGAARARGAARPLEEDDDFDPEATVNLK